In the genome of Hymenobacter taeanensis, one region contains:
- a CDS encoding flavin monoamine oxidase family protein: protein MPSYDILLIGAGAAGLVAARTLAQAGQRIAILEARTRAGGRIHTFADAGFTGPTEGGAEFLHGDVAYSRELLRAAGISTHDTSGKNYEASGGKAQVAAGFFVEDMPLLLQKLQALEHDVPLAEFLEQQFPDEKYRALRDTVTRFAEGYDAADARRASSFALREEWAGNGAEDSPRPEGGYGKLIAWLVQEIEAAAGVLHFSTVVEEVRWQAGHVEVVCRGGSTFTAAKVVLTLPLGVLQAEAGTLGHVRFTPELPAYRAAATALGVGPVIKFLLEFEEGFWQEPSADVGQPMPNMGFLFSDAAVPTWWSQLPDSRPLLTGWVAGPAAAALRETADAELLTLALNTLAYVFGSTTSFLRRHLRAHRVVNWGADPFARGAYAYATVSAAAAHEVLNHPVDNTLFFAGEGLYQGAHTGTVEAALVSGVDAAKRVLS from the coding sequence ATGCCTTCCTACGATATTCTTCTTATTGGGGCCGGTGCCGCCGGCTTGGTAGCCGCCAGAACTCTTGCCCAGGCCGGCCAACGCATAGCCATTCTTGAAGCTCGTACCCGTGCGGGAGGGCGCATTCACACCTTCGCTGACGCTGGCTTTACGGGTCCTACTGAAGGAGGCGCTGAATTTCTGCACGGCGACGTAGCATATTCCCGAGAGCTGCTTCGGGCCGCTGGCATTAGCACCCATGACACCAGCGGCAAGAACTACGAAGCCTCCGGGGGCAAGGCACAGGTTGCGGCAGGGTTCTTTGTGGAAGACATGCCTTTACTATTGCAAAAGCTGCAGGCACTGGAGCATGATGTACCTCTGGCAGAGTTTCTGGAACAACAATTTCCGGATGAGAAGTACCGCGCATTGCGTGATACCGTTACTCGCTTTGCGGAGGGGTATGATGCGGCTGATGCCCGCCGGGCCAGTTCCTTTGCTCTACGCGAGGAGTGGGCGGGCAACGGCGCCGAAGATTCTCCCCGCCCCGAGGGGGGCTACGGGAAATTGATAGCGTGGCTGGTGCAAGAAATAGAAGCGGCCGCTGGCGTCCTGCATTTCTCAACTGTAGTAGAAGAGGTCAGGTGGCAAGCAGGCCATGTAGAAGTAGTTTGCCGGGGTGGCAGCACCTTTACAGCCGCTAAAGTAGTACTTACGCTACCCCTCGGCGTGCTTCAAGCAGAAGCCGGAACACTTGGCCACGTGCGCTTTACTCCCGAGCTGCCAGCTTATAGAGCGGCTGCTACGGCGCTGGGTGTTGGCCCGGTAATCAAATTTCTGTTAGAATTTGAGGAGGGCTTCTGGCAGGAACCATCTGCAGATGTAGGCCAGCCTATGCCCAACATGGGCTTCCTTTTCTCGGATGCTGCCGTGCCTACGTGGTGGAGTCAGCTTCCCGATTCTCGGCCTTTGCTTACCGGCTGGGTGGCAGGCCCAGCTGCCGCCGCTCTCCGGGAAACCGCCGATGCTGAGTTGCTCACACTGGCCCTCAATACCTTGGCCTACGTATTTGGCTCTACTACCAGTTTTCTGCGCCGCCACCTACGCGCCCACCGCGTAGTGAACTGGGGAGCCGACCCATTTGCGCGAGGGGCCTATGCGTATGCCACAGTAAGTGCTGCAGCTGCCCATGAAGTGCTCAACCACCCCGTTGACAATACCTTGTTTTTTGCGGGCGAAGGCCTCTACCAAGGGGCTCACACTGGCACCGTTGAAGCGGCCTTAGTTAGTGGAGTAGATGCTGCAAAAAGAGTTTTAAGCTAG
- the asnA gene encoding aspartate--ammonia ligase, with product MTAQELLKTEEAISFVKEVFAKELSSQLQLSKVSSPIAVLDGTGINDDLNGIERPVGFPIKALDERRAVVVHSLAKWKRVRLQELGIEAGRGLLTDMRALRPDEDYSPIHSIYVDQWDWEKHIQREQRTVEFLQATVERIYEALRTTEARIAAEYPEITPVLPGRITFLHAEDLLRQYPTLSPKEREHEAVKQYGAVFLMGIGGELSHGEPHDGRAPDYDDWSTETAEGYRGLNGDILLWHPVLQTSFEVSSMGIRVDKHALVRQLALRGCADRQELSFHSRLLKDELPQSIGGGIGQSRVCMFMLRKGHIGEVQVSIWSDSVREEMAGSGIGLL from the coding sequence ATGACTGCGCAGGAATTATTAAAAACCGAAGAAGCCATCAGCTTTGTGAAGGAGGTATTTGCTAAAGAGTTGTCTTCACAATTGCAGCTCAGTAAAGTGTCGTCGCCGATTGCCGTGCTTGATGGTACCGGCATCAACGACGACCTGAACGGCATTGAGCGCCCGGTTGGCTTCCCGATTAAAGCGCTGGATGAGCGCCGGGCCGTGGTAGTGCATTCGCTGGCGAAGTGGAAGCGGGTGCGCCTGCAGGAACTTGGTATTGAAGCCGGCCGTGGCCTGCTGACCGACATGCGCGCCCTGCGTCCCGATGAGGATTACTCGCCTATTCACTCCATCTACGTTGATCAGTGGGACTGGGAAAAGCACATTCAGCGGGAGCAGCGCACGGTAGAGTTTCTGCAAGCCACGGTAGAGCGCATTTACGAGGCTCTGCGCACCACGGAGGCACGCATTGCTGCTGAATATCCGGAAATTACACCTGTGCTGCCCGGCCGCATCACGTTCCTGCACGCTGAGGATCTGCTCAGGCAGTACCCTACGCTCTCACCCAAAGAGCGCGAACATGAGGCCGTGAAGCAATACGGCGCCGTATTTCTGATGGGCATTGGCGGGGAGCTGAGCCACGGAGAGCCCCACGACGGCCGCGCCCCCGACTACGACGACTGGAGCACTGAAACCGCAGAGGGATACCGTGGCTTGAACGGCGACATTCTGCTTTGGCACCCGGTGTTGCAAACCTCCTTTGAGGTTTCCTCTATGGGCATTCGGGTTGATAAGCACGCTCTGGTACGCCAGTTGGCCCTGCGCGGCTGCGCGGATCGGCAGGAACTGTCGTTTCACTCGCGTCTGCTGAAGGATGAGCTGCCCCAGAGCATTGGGGGCGGCATTGGGCAGAGCCGGGTGTGCATGTTTATGCTGCGCAAAGGGCATATTGGCGAGGTGCAGGTAAGCATCTGGTCTGACTCAGTGCGCGAGGAAATGGCCGGCAGTGGGATAGGCCTGTTGTAA
- a CDS encoding PD-(D/E)XK nuclease-like domain-containing protein: MIDSTPTATPRPDLLRIPYDDYRALPAIANSDLSRLRDALYGRPPRPVTSSSGALGLGTAFHTALLEPDLYEPGLPGINDTLIWWMVDGVKLNPEVNRLLEIGTPEPSCIFTEPDTGTLCKLRADLVIEQPGEPYTIVDFKTTLARDYSHFVAQCSGYDYDRQAAFYADALRADRFLLVGVQKVEPFELFVFEVPPHMLAEGRAKYQRLLRLLQPDVVVPTAVAGAVREVRESLTGGEQAEL; encoded by the coding sequence GTGATTGATTCTACTCCTACTGCCACCCCGCGGCCTGATCTGCTGCGCATTCCATACGATGATTACCGGGCGTTGCCGGCTATTGCCAATTCTGATCTTTCGCGGCTGCGCGATGCGCTGTATGGGCGTCCGCCGCGTCCGGTTACTTCCTCCTCTGGGGCGTTAGGCCTGGGCACGGCATTTCACACGGCGCTGCTAGAGCCCGACTTGTATGAGCCAGGTTTACCCGGTATCAACGACACCCTGATTTGGTGGATGGTGGATGGGGTAAAGCTGAACCCGGAGGTGAACAGGTTGCTGGAAATAGGTACGCCAGAGCCCAGCTGCATCTTTACGGAACCTGACACCGGTACGCTTTGCAAGCTCCGGGCAGACTTGGTTATTGAGCAGCCCGGTGAGCCGTACACCATCGTAGACTTCAAAACCACCTTGGCCCGCGATTACAGTCACTTTGTGGCGCAGTGCAGTGGCTACGACTACGACCGGCAGGCTGCTTTCTACGCCGATGCCCTGCGTGCTGACCGTTTCCTGTTGGTAGGAGTGCAAAAGGTAGAGCCATTTGAGTTGTTTGTATTTGAGGTGCCCCCCCACATGCTGGCCGAAGGCCGGGCCAAATACCAGCGCCTGTTACGCCTGCTGCAACCCGATGTGGTGGTACCCACCGCCGTAGCTGGAGCCGTGCGGGAAGTGCGCGAATCCTTGACCGGAGGCGAGCAAGCGGAGCTATAG
- a CDS encoding T9SS type A sorting domain-containing protein — MSSLVSEVWMPINSQYIDVTLKLDRQTNVTQIRLYDYQGVFTDNPASIYALYGTQKVLLGKFTGEKYLEWVTMPVSPAVPADAIIVHKIGNNIPQKVQVYGQATGSLAAPTTIAPTLVQSVINFGVLGTKTIGVAPFELTATSNNTGAPIVFASSNPGVVSVSNSTGKWMATAVGVGAASITASQAANGYFTTATNVVQPITVQPVPVIAPVPTQTNGIARERKLKQQFGVNAFEWDLEDPNRPWEVDATRLPAVKKFNGIRHYLDWERLEAKEGSYTFSPSYNGGWGYDEMYTRLKAEGVEVLACIKTVPTWMLASWPSTERDSENVPVRYGNDFGKPSSYIEQAKLAFQFAARYGSNRNVNPSLLSVNSTPRWTGDGVNQVKIGLNLIQYMECDNERDKWWKGAKANQNPAQYAANLSAYYDGHKNTMGPGVGVKNADPNMQVVMAGLAAPDPNYVKGMIEWCKQNRGYKADGSVNLCWDVINYHVYSNNDNCSQTGTSTRGQAPEISGAAIIGQSFMQMARDYAGSMPVWVTETGFDTNQGSPLKAIAIGNRSIVETQADWTLRTSLMYARLGIERNFFYQLYDDNPGNSQQFATMGLTNADRTPRLATQFLNQANQLLGEYTFKETLNADPIVDRYELNGASAYALVVPDEKGRTAQYVLNLGAATYADVYRPTSGAQSMTPQRVTLQNGQLTLQVTETPLFVVASGTTTAPTPTTPTPTPTPVPTPTPTPTPTPTPTPAPAPIVCSATGTILREQWNSVGGKNISTIPLQNVPTSTSQLTIFESDRKVGNNYGARIRGYICAPQTGNYIFWIAGDEASELYISSDDDPAKKKRIAYANGATGWRVWNRYASQQSAPVALVAGRRYYVEALHKEQVGDDYVSVAWQLPSGAMEGPIPGRYLSPFIPGASLTANGSSNATLSGMPEQKVSMGAVKTELVAFPMPVTYESVVEFTLATAGTATVEIFDMQGRRLQQLYTGRMEAGASRQALLKAASLPTGTYILRLTTEAEVLNQRIVVAK, encoded by the coding sequence TTGAGTAGCTTAGTCTCGGAAGTATGGATGCCAATTAACTCGCAGTACATTGATGTTACGCTTAAGTTAGATCGGCAAACAAACGTTACGCAAATCCGCCTTTATGATTATCAGGGCGTTTTTACGGATAATCCGGCCTCTATTTATGCCCTTTACGGTACACAGAAAGTGCTATTAGGGAAATTTACCGGTGAAAAATATCTGGAATGGGTGACGATGCCGGTTAGCCCTGCCGTTCCGGCCGATGCTATCATCGTACACAAGATCGGCAACAACATTCCGCAGAAGGTTCAGGTATATGGGCAGGCCACTGGCTCATTAGCGGCCCCAACTACTATTGCTCCTACGCTGGTTCAGTCGGTAATCAATTTTGGGGTTTTAGGTACTAAAACAATTGGGGTTGCTCCTTTTGAACTAACCGCAACCAGCAATAACACGGGGGCCCCCATCGTGTTTGCCTCCTCTAACCCGGGAGTAGTATCTGTGTCAAACAGCACAGGTAAATGGATGGCAACGGCGGTAGGTGTTGGTGCCGCTTCCATCACGGCCTCACAGGCAGCTAATGGCTACTTCACGACCGCTACGAATGTAGTGCAGCCTATTACGGTGCAGCCCGTTCCTGTTATTGCCCCAGTACCTACTCAAACCAATGGTATTGCTCGGGAGCGGAAGCTGAAGCAACAATTTGGGGTAAATGCCTTTGAATGGGACTTAGAAGATCCTAACCGCCCTTGGGAAGTAGATGCTACGCGTCTGCCGGCCGTGAAGAAATTCAATGGTATCCGTCATTATCTCGACTGGGAGCGGCTGGAAGCCAAGGAAGGCAGCTACACCTTCAGCCCAAGCTACAACGGCGGGTGGGGCTATGATGAAATGTACACTCGCCTGAAAGCAGAAGGAGTAGAAGTACTGGCTTGCATCAAAACGGTTCCTACCTGGATGCTCGCTTCTTGGCCTTCTACTGAACGCGACAGCGAAAACGTGCCGGTGCGCTATGGCAATGATTTCGGTAAGCCAAGCTCATATATTGAGCAGGCCAAGCTGGCCTTTCAGTTTGCAGCCCGCTACGGCAGCAACCGTAACGTAAACCCTAGCCTGCTTAGCGTAAACAGCACGCCCCGCTGGACGGGTGATGGTGTGAACCAAGTGAAAATTGGCCTTAACCTGATTCAGTACATGGAGTGCGATAATGAGCGCGACAAGTGGTGGAAAGGAGCTAAGGCTAATCAGAACCCAGCTCAATATGCTGCTAACCTTTCAGCTTACTACGATGGCCACAAAAACACGATGGGCCCCGGCGTAGGTGTAAAGAATGCTGACCCCAACATGCAGGTGGTGATGGCAGGCCTAGCCGCTCCAGACCCTAACTATGTGAAAGGGATGATTGAGTGGTGTAAGCAAAACCGGGGCTACAAGGCCGATGGTAGCGTGAACCTCTGCTGGGACGTGATTAACTACCACGTATATTCCAACAACGATAACTGCTCTCAAACGGGTACTTCTACCCGCGGTCAGGCTCCTGAAATTTCGGGTGCCGCAATAATTGGGCAAAGCTTCATGCAAATGGCCCGCGACTATGCCGGCAGCATGCCTGTGTGGGTCACGGAGACTGGCTTTGATACCAATCAGGGTAGCCCCCTCAAAGCAATTGCCATCGGCAACCGCTCTATTGTGGAAACGCAAGCCGACTGGACGCTACGGACTTCGCTTATGTACGCCCGCTTGGGTATTGAGCGCAACTTCTTCTACCAGCTCTACGACGACAACCCAGGTAACTCGCAGCAGTTTGCTACTATGGGCCTGACCAACGCCGACCGTACTCCCCGCCTGGCTACTCAGTTTCTCAACCAAGCCAACCAATTGCTGGGGGAGTATACCTTTAAAGAGACGCTGAATGCTGACCCCATTGTAGACCGTTACGAGCTGAATGGAGCTTCAGCCTATGCGCTGGTGGTACCGGATGAGAAAGGCCGCACGGCTCAATACGTGTTGAACCTAGGCGCTGCTACGTACGCCGATGTGTACCGCCCAACCAGCGGTGCGCAATCCATGACGCCGCAGCGAGTAACGTTGCAAAATGGGCAGCTGACCTTGCAGGTAACAGAGACGCCGCTGTTTGTAGTGGCCTCGGGCACTACCACTGCGCCAACCCCTACCACGCCCACTCCAACACCCACTCCGGTTCCAACGCCAACACCGACTCCTACGCCCACCCCAACACCTACCCCAGCTCCAGCGCCGATAGTTTGTTCGGCTACGGGTACTATTTTGCGGGAGCAGTGGAATAGCGTAGGGGGCAAAAACATCAGTACCATTCCGCTGCAGAACGTGCCTACCAGCACCAGCCAACTCACTATATTTGAGAGCGACCGGAAAGTTGGCAACAACTATGGTGCTCGTATTCGGGGGTATATCTGCGCTCCACAAACGGGCAACTATATCTTCTGGATTGCTGGTGATGAAGCCAGCGAGCTGTATATCAGCTCCGACGATGATCCAGCCAAGAAAAAGCGCATTGCCTACGCAAACGGTGCCACGGGCTGGCGAGTATGGAACAGGTATGCTTCGCAGCAGTCGGCCCCAGTAGCCCTCGTAGCCGGCCGTCGTTACTACGTTGAGGCACTGCACAAAGAGCAGGTTGGCGACGACTACGTATCAGTGGCATGGCAACTGCCCAGCGGTGCCATGGAAGGCCCGATTCCCGGACGTTACTTGTCGCCTTTCATCCCGGGTGCCAGCCTCACAGCCAACGGCTCATCTAATGCTACCTTATCTGGCATGCCAGAGCAGAAGGTGAGTATGGGCGCTGTCAAAACGGAGCTCGTGGCTTTCCCAATGCCTGTCACGTATGAGAGTGTAGTGGAGTTTACTCTGGCAACAGCCGGCACTGCAACGGTAGAAATCTTCGATATGCAGGGCCGTCGTTTGCAGCAGCTCTATACTGGTAGAATGGAAGCAGGTGCAAGCCGCCAGGCTCTCCTGAAGGCCGCTAGCTTGCCCACGGGTACCTACATCTTGCGTTTGACTACTGAAGCGGAAGTTCTTAACCAGCGCATAGTAGTAGCTAAGTAA
- a CDS encoding SDR family oxidoreductase → MTTLASNQRLRNQIALVTGGSSGIGAGVCLALAAEGATVIVNYAHSPDGAKEVVEQIEKAGGKALAIECDVSHEEDVLSMFQQIREQFGTLHILVNNSGIQEDASFLDMTLEQWNKVLAVNLTGQFLCAREAAREFIRRGPQPEVSTATGKIICMSSVHEVIPWAGHVNYATSKGGIMLLMKSIAQELAPHKIRVNSIGPGAIKTPINNEAWETPEAAEKLLTLIPYGRIGEPADIGKVAVWLASDESDYVTGTTLFADGGMTLYPGFASNG, encoded by the coding sequence ATGACTACTCTTGCATCTAATCAACGGTTGCGTAATCAAATTGCTCTTGTTACGGGCGGTAGCTCTGGTATTGGGGCGGGCGTATGCTTGGCCTTGGCTGCTGAAGGAGCTACTGTAATAGTAAATTATGCCCACAGCCCAGATGGGGCCAAAGAGGTGGTGGAGCAAATTGAGAAGGCAGGAGGGAAGGCCCTTGCCATTGAGTGCGACGTAAGCCACGAAGAGGACGTGCTAAGCATGTTTCAGCAAATCAGAGAGCAATTTGGAACTCTGCACATTTTGGTGAACAACTCCGGTATTCAGGAAGATGCTTCCTTCCTAGACATGACGCTCGAGCAGTGGAATAAAGTGCTAGCCGTAAACCTTACTGGGCAGTTCTTGTGCGCGCGGGAAGCAGCACGGGAGTTCATCCGGCGAGGGCCTCAGCCAGAAGTTTCAACTGCTACCGGCAAGATTATTTGCATGAGCTCAGTACATGAAGTCATTCCCTGGGCTGGTCACGTGAACTATGCCACCAGTAAGGGAGGCATTATGCTACTTATGAAAAGTATAGCGCAAGAGCTAGCTCCACATAAAATACGGGTCAACAGCATTGGGCCTGGCGCTATCAAAACGCCTATCAACAATGAAGCCTGGGAGACGCCTGAAGCCGCTGAAAAATTACTTACCCTAATTCCCTACGGGCGCATTGGTGAGCCAGCAGACATTGGTAAAGTAGCCGTATGGCTCGCTTCCGATGAATCAGACTATGTAACAGGAACTACGTTGTTTGCTGATGGAGGAATGACACTGTATCCTGGGTTTGCCTCCAACGGATAG
- a CDS encoding SDR family oxidoreductase has translation MKDKVVLITGGTSGIGRATALAFGQAGAHVVVTGRNELRLQETAQELARLNISHHTVRADVGVQAEAQRAVEEAVAAFGRLDVLINNAGISMRALFRDADLAVIERLMQTNFFGTVYTTKFALPHITKAKGSIVGISSIAGYRGLPGRTGYSASKFAMHGFLEALRTELLPQGVHVLLACPGFTASNIRNTALAADGSQQGESPRNEQKMMSSEEVAAHLVEAVRHRRRDLVLTGQGKLTVFLNKWLPGLTDKLVLNHFRKEEPDFNV, from the coding sequence ATGAAAGATAAAGTAGTACTCATTACGGGCGGTACTTCCGGAATTGGCCGGGCTACGGCCCTTGCTTTCGGTCAGGCCGGAGCTCACGTGGTAGTTACCGGCCGCAACGAGCTTCGTTTGCAGGAAACCGCTCAGGAACTGGCGCGCCTCAACATTAGCCACCACACTGTGCGCGCCGATGTTGGCGTGCAGGCCGAAGCCCAGCGGGCAGTAGAGGAGGCAGTGGCCGCATTTGGCCGCCTTGATGTACTGATAAATAACGCCGGCATTAGTATGCGGGCTCTGTTTCGTGATGCTGATCTGGCAGTAATTGAGCGCCTGATGCAAACAAACTTTTTTGGTACGGTTTACACCACCAAGTTCGCTTTGCCGCACATTACAAAAGCCAAGGGTTCTATTGTGGGCATTAGCAGCATTGCCGGGTATCGCGGGCTACCCGGGCGCACCGGATACTCTGCTTCTAAGTTTGCCATGCATGGCTTTCTGGAAGCGCTCCGTACTGAGTTGCTGCCACAAGGCGTGCACGTGCTCCTGGCCTGCCCTGGGTTTACGGCTTCAAATATTCGAAACACGGCCCTGGCTGCTGATGGCTCTCAGCAGGGTGAGTCTCCGCGCAATGAGCAGAAAATGATGAGTAGCGAGGAGGTAGCCGCTCATTTGGTGGAGGCCGTACGTCACCGCCGCCGCGACTTGGTGCTAACCGGGCAGGGCAAGCTCACGGTATTCTTAAACAAGTGGCTGCCGGGCCTTACCGATAAGCTGGTGCTAAACCACTTTCGTAAAGAGGAGCCCGACTTCAATGTGTAG